The proteins below are encoded in one region of Reichenbachiella sp. 5M10:
- the rny gene encoding ribonuclease Y, whose protein sequence is MESTIYIVIALGGFLVGFAISKFLAKRAEGKKINEAKSKAEIILKEATIDAENIKKEKAIEAKERFLKLKSEFEEETTRKKNQIIANENKVKQREGNISKQIEQNKRAEAELESQKENLEAQMEIVKRRKEELDKRKEEQTIALEKISNLSASEAIEQLKETLKDEARTKASSHIKDIIEEAKLTATKEAKKIVIQTIQRTATEHAIENCVSIFNIESDDIKGKIIGREGRNIRALEAATGVEIIVDDTPEAIIISGFDPVRREVARLSLHRLVTDGRIHPARIEEIVAKTTKNIEEEIVEIGERTVIDLGIHGLHPELIKMVGRMRFRSSYGQNLLQHSREVAKLCATLASELGLNAKLAKRAGLLHDIGKVWPEEPEQPHAILGMELAKKYKENKEVCNAIGAHHDEIEMTSLISPIVQTCDAISGSRPGARREVMESYIKRLKDLEALALSFDGVHKCYAIQAGRELRVLVDADNVSDKQAGDLSFDISSKIENDMQYPGQIKVTVIREMRSISYAK, encoded by the coding sequence ATGGAAAGTACAATTTATATTGTCATAGCTCTGGGTGGGTTCTTAGTAGGATTCGCTATCAGCAAATTTTTGGCTAAACGAGCCGAAGGTAAGAAAATAAACGAAGCAAAAAGTAAGGCGGAAATCATCCTGAAGGAAGCTACGATAGATGCGGAAAACATAAAAAAAGAAAAAGCCATAGAGGCCAAAGAGCGGTTTTTGAAACTCAAATCTGAGTTTGAAGAAGAGACGACTCGCAAGAAAAATCAAATCATAGCCAACGAAAATAAGGTCAAGCAAAGAGAGGGAAACATCTCTAAGCAGATCGAACAGAATAAGCGTGCTGAGGCAGAGTTAGAAAGCCAAAAGGAAAACCTCGAAGCGCAGATGGAGATCGTCAAACGCCGCAAAGAGGAACTCGACAAGCGAAAGGAAGAGCAGACCATAGCGTTGGAAAAGATTTCTAACCTGTCCGCGAGTGAAGCGATAGAGCAGCTCAAAGAGACGCTAAAAGACGAAGCAAGGACCAAAGCATCCTCACACATCAAGGATATCATCGAGGAAGCAAAACTGACGGCTACCAAAGAAGCCAAGAAGATTGTGATCCAGACAATCCAGCGAACTGCTACTGAGCATGCAATCGAAAATTGTGTGTCAATATTCAACATCGAAAGCGACGATATCAAAGGAAAGATCATCGGTAGAGAAGGTCGAAATATTCGCGCGCTCGAAGCGGCGACTGGAGTGGAGATCATAGTTGATGATACACCAGAAGCAATCATTATTTCTGGGTTTGACCCGGTGAGACGCGAGGTGGCGAGGTTGTCCCTTCATAGACTCGTGACTGATGGACGCATCCATCCAGCACGTATCGAAGAGATCGTAGCAAAGACGACCAAGAATATCGAAGAAGAGATCGTAGAGATCGGTGAGCGTACCGTGATTGATCTTGGAATACATGGGTTGCATCCAGAGCTAATCAAGATGGTCGGACGTATGAGATTCAGATCATCCTATGGACAGAACTTGCTGCAGCACTCGAGAGAAGTGGCAAAGTTGTGTGCTACACTAGCTTCCGAATTGGGTTTGAATGCCAAGTTGGCTAAGCGTGCAGGGCTTCTCCATGACATTGGGAAAGTATGGCCTGAAGAGCCAGAGCAGCCACACGCTATCCTGGGAATGGAGCTAGCCAAGAAATACAAAGAGAACAAAGAGGTATGCAATGCCATCGGTGCGCACCATGATGAGATAGAGATGACTTCATTGATCTCGCCGATCGTACAGACCTGTGATGCGATCTCAGGGTCTAGGCCAGGAGCTCGACGTGAAGTGATGGAATCATACATCAAGCGTCTCAAGGACTTGGAAGCTTTGGCGTTGAGTTTTGATGGAGTACACAAGTGCTATGCAATCCAAGCGGGGCGTGAATTGCGTGTCTTGGTCGATGCAGACAATGTGTCTGATAAGCAGGCGGGTGATTTGTCCTTTGATATCTCATCCAAGATCGAAAATGACATGCAGTATCCAGGGCAGATCAAGGTGACGGTAATTCGTGAAATGAGATCGATCAGTTACGCAAAATAA
- a CDS encoding DUF2339 domain-containing protein codes for MEVIALILLIVLVVMVYSLKGHVKQLDLKLEELKRELQGHGSPALDKTLKPPIDSKDIIASRAHEHKLAKPVPEEAKQKPQEIQEKVPPLAIKKEAVTEVAKPKTVEPKKAAQPPKPSFMERNPDLERFIGENLLSKIGIVIFVIGMGFLVKLGIDSGVITEGLRVAIGVLIGGAMIGLAHYLRHSFAKFSSILIGGALAVLYFTIALAFHQYGLLPQAAAFVIMVLITAFGVLLSVSYDRKSLAALALIGGFGTPFFISTGSGDIVTLFAYILILDVGMLTLVYFKKWNIVNYLTYGFTYILFSGVYINNELNYVTTANGELFLFLTAFYLIFFVMSIVYNVKNKRAFKWPEIGMLLSNSSIYFGFGLALSQGYKDGLYSGLFTGLVALFNFGFAYALYKRKDIDKNLIYLLIGLVLTFLTLAAPIQLKGNFITLFWALESVLLLWLAQKSQIKLMNLASVLISLLMVVSLLIDWQQDYIMYSDTPLRLFLNKTFVTSFVSMGALFATLRLMKGQPDFVIPKVQLVWKPLYVKVLFILVVYGGLFLELDYQFYKFEMAHSLRLILLGIFNYSFVLALIAYQHFKPSDLQRKVIAGLSVAIVISYLTAYLHHISMARDHYLASQGAASTGYFAHYVLLVQFILILIHLYREIHFEFGFKSKNGTIALWILAFVSLFVCSTEIGHLSVLSQHNTGDTGTSIAYTHAVKHAYPIVWALSALVLMILGMKFKLKTLRLASLVIFSITTLKLFFYDLAGNSTGKIISFILLGVILLLVSFLYQKLKFIIQDDEKKD; via the coding sequence ATGGAGGTAATAGCCCTTATATTATTGATTGTACTGGTAGTGATGGTATACAGCCTCAAGGGGCATGTAAAACAACTCGACCTAAAACTAGAAGAACTAAAGCGTGAATTGCAAGGCCATGGCTCTCCTGCTTTGGACAAGACTCTCAAGCCCCCGATCGATTCCAAAGACATCATAGCTAGCAGGGCACATGAGCACAAGCTCGCAAAACCTGTCCCTGAAGAAGCAAAACAAAAACCGCAAGAGATCCAAGAAAAGGTCCCTCCATTGGCAATCAAAAAGGAGGCCGTCACTGAAGTGGCCAAGCCCAAAACAGTCGAGCCTAAGAAAGCAGCTCAGCCCCCTAAACCGTCATTCATGGAGCGAAACCCTGACCTAGAGCGGTTCATTGGAGAAAATCTATTGAGCAAAATCGGTATTGTGATATTCGTGATAGGCATGGGCTTCCTTGTCAAACTAGGGATTGACAGTGGTGTCATCACCGAAGGGTTGAGAGTCGCCATTGGTGTATTGATCGGTGGAGCTATGATTGGGTTGGCTCATTATCTCAGGCACTCCTTCGCTAAATTCAGTTCCATACTCATTGGAGGTGCTTTGGCCGTCTTATATTTCACGATTGCCTTGGCATTTCATCAGTATGGCCTGCTGCCTCAGGCCGCTGCGTTTGTCATCATGGTACTGATCACCGCATTTGGCGTCCTACTTTCGGTCTCCTATGACCGCAAATCCCTGGCTGCATTGGCGCTCATTGGAGGTTTTGGCACTCCGTTTTTTATCAGCACAGGTTCGGGAGATATAGTCACGCTGTTCGCCTATATATTGATCCTTGATGTCGGCATGTTGACTTTGGTTTACTTCAAGAAATGGAACATCGTCAATTACCTCACCTATGGGTTTACTTATATTTTATTTTCGGGTGTTTATATCAATAATGAGCTCAACTACGTCACCACAGCAAACGGAGAACTATTCCTGTTTCTCACAGCCTTTTACCTGATCTTCTTTGTCATGAGCATTGTCTACAATGTGAAAAACAAAAGAGCATTCAAATGGCCTGAAATCGGAATGCTTTTGAGTAATTCCTCCATCTATTTTGGCTTTGGCCTTGCTCTCTCACAGGGCTACAAAGACGGATTGTACAGTGGACTATTCACAGGTCTGGTTGCGCTATTCAATTTTGGATTTGCCTATGCGCTATACAAGCGAAAAGACATAGACAAAAACCTCATCTATCTATTGATCGGACTTGTCCTCACATTTTTGACACTAGCCGCTCCAATCCAACTCAAAGGGAATTTCATCACCTTGTTTTGGGCACTCGAAAGTGTACTACTACTATGGCTCGCTCAGAAGTCCCAGATCAAACTCATGAACTTGGCCTCTGTCCTCATTTCTCTACTTATGGTAGTAAGCCTACTGATCGATTGGCAACAAGACTACATCATGTACTCAGACACGCCTTTGCGCCTATTTTTGAACAAGACCTTTGTCACTTCTTTCGTATCCATGGGAGCTCTTTTCGCCACGCTCCGCTTGATGAAAGGACAGCCCGATTTTGTAATCCCAAAAGTACAGCTGGTATGGAAACCCCTTTATGTCAAGGTACTTTTCATTTTGGTCGTATATGGTGGTCTATTTCTAGAGCTTGACTATCAGTTTTACAAATTCGAGATGGCACACTCACTTAGACTCATCCTGCTAGGTATATTCAACTATAGCTTTGTACTGGCTCTGATTGCCTATCAGCATTTCAAACCAAGCGACCTACAGCGCAAAGTAATAGCTGGCCTATCTGTGGCCATTGTGATTTCGTATTTGACCGCCTACCTACATCACATCTCCATGGCCAGAGATCATTATTTGGCTAGCCAAGGCGCGGCATCCACAGGGTACTTTGCACATTATGTTTTGCTCGTGCAATTCATCCTGATACTCATCCATCTCTACCGAGAGATTCATTTCGAATTCGGGTTCAAATCCAAAAACGGCACCATTGCACTTTGGATACTCGCATTCGTTTCTCTTTTCGTATGCTCAACAGAGATAGGACACCTCTCAGTCCTCAGCCAACACAACACGGGAGACACCGGAACCTCGATCGCCTATACACATGCGGTCAAGCATGCCTATCCTATCGTGTGGGCTCTTTCTGCTTTGGTACTGATGATTTTGGGTATGAAGTTTAAACTTAAAACACTCCGTTTGGCGTCTTTGGTTATATTCTCCATCACGACCCTCAAGTTGTTCTTCTACGATCTAGCGGGAAACTCTACAGGAAAAATCATATCATTTATACTCCTAGGAGTGATTCTATTGTTGGTCTCATTTCTATATCAAAAACTAAAATTCATAATTCAAGATGATGAAAAGAAAGATTAG
- a CDS encoding YkvA family protein translates to MIKEKVFKKYKAKAENLLKDNDRVNGLMQVTADKLRGIVASNEKLKDLVEKIQVFLRMVKAQFTGQYRELPWRTVLLLAAAMLYFVTPLDMIPDFVPALGLTDDLAIVFWVYNSLKEDIERFRDWESTLALELDDES, encoded by the coding sequence ATGATTAAAGAAAAAGTATTTAAAAAATATAAAGCCAAGGCGGAAAATTTGCTCAAAGACAACGACCGTGTCAACGGTCTGATGCAGGTCACTGCAGATAAGTTGAGAGGAATTGTCGCTAGCAATGAAAAACTAAAAGACTTGGTCGAGAAAATCCAAGTGTTTTTGAGAATGGTGAAAGCACAATTTACAGGGCAATACAGGGAACTGCCGTGGCGGACCGTTTTGCTGTTGGCTGCAGCGATGCTGTACTTTGTGACGCCATTGGATATGATTCCTGATTTTGTCCCGGCACTAGGTCTGACGGATGATCTTGCGATAGTGTTTTGGGTATACAACAGTCTGAAAGAGGATATCGAACGATTTCGGGATTGGGAAAGTACGTTGGCTTTAGAGTTGGACGATGAATCCTAA
- a CDS encoding DUF3999 family protein, protein MMKRKISWAICMLCTSVIYAQDFTHSAEVAPVSTSGFHKLLLSPELLGKANSDLTDLRIYDEKGVQQPYLIQQEAARASHRSFHTYDITQRENPEDSTSYLIFQNHTKQAITEVHIIVENTEVKKRARLSGSHDQKKWFAIKNDYLLQSMHSADHTTDSNVLRFPLSNYPYFKLEIDDNLKDPIHILKVGYYATEVKKGRTTSFDFPIVSQLDSANHSYVRLVLPDTTYLENLQLEVKGADYYARDIQVFLKKKNTNNKNQTSHILQQIGSATLSSSGSRAINLGNIQAQELLLKINNQDNQALQISKVTGSFLNQYAIINLSPEHSYQIKFGDRNLHAPNYDLAAFIDQIPSELALTHLSAIHRISDNTPTTQKSTSLFENIYFIWSTIGLVGLVLALISIKMIKEMGSK, encoded by the coding sequence ATGATGAAAAGAAAGATTAGTTGGGCAATCTGCATGCTATGTACCTCGGTGATCTATGCACAAGATTTCACGCATAGCGCAGAGGTAGCCCCTGTTTCGACCAGTGGGTTTCATAAACTCCTATTGTCGCCCGAGCTGCTCGGAAAAGCCAACAGTGACCTCACTGATTTGAGAATATATGATGAAAAAGGTGTACAACAGCCGTATTTGATCCAGCAAGAGGCCGCTCGTGCTTCTCATCGATCGTTCCATACCTATGACATCACGCAGCGCGAAAACCCAGAAGACAGCACGTCTTACCTGATATTCCAAAACCACACAAAGCAGGCGATCACTGAAGTGCACATCATCGTCGAAAACACCGAGGTAAAAAAGCGAGCCCGATTGAGCGGTAGCCATGACCAAAAGAAATGGTTTGCCATCAAAAATGACTACCTGCTACAGTCGATGCATAGCGCTGACCATACGACAGATTCGAATGTCCTTCGTTTTCCACTCAGCAATTACCCCTATTTCAAGTTAGAGATTGATGACAACCTAAAGGACCCAATACATATCTTGAAAGTAGGATACTACGCCACTGAGGTAAAAAAAGGACGCACTACGAGTTTTGACTTCCCTATCGTGAGTCAACTCGACAGTGCCAACCACTCCTACGTCAGGCTGGTTCTGCCAGACACCACCTACCTAGAAAACCTCCAATTGGAGGTCAAAGGAGCTGACTACTACGCAAGAGACATTCAGGTATTCCTCAAAAAAAAGAACACAAACAACAAAAATCAAACTAGCCACATACTGCAACAGATCGGCAGTGCAACGCTCAGTTCCTCAGGTAGCAGGGCCATAAACCTGGGCAACATTCAAGCCCAAGAGCTACTCCTCAAAATCAATAACCAAGACAATCAAGCACTCCAAATATCGAAGGTCACAGGCTCTTTTCTGAATCAATACGCCATCATCAACCTGTCTCCTGAGCACTCCTACCAAATCAAATTTGGTGACCGAAATCTCCATGCACCCAACTATGACCTTGCGGCGTTTATAGATCAGATTCCTAGCGAGCTAGCACTCACTCACCTCTCCGCGATCCACCGTATCTCAGACAACACTCCGACTACCCAGAAGTCTACAAGCCTGTTTGAAAACATATACTTCATCTGGAGTACCATCGGGTTAGTGGGACTAGTGCTCGCTCTTATCTCCATCAAAATGATCAAGGAAATGGGAAGCAAATGA
- a CDS encoding SDR family oxidoreductase — protein sequence MTTLSHKWILITGASSGLGLEMAKYLATKHQANLILVARRADRLAALQEEIQNTSGVEVSTITADLTHPEETHRVAEQCTAKEGFHGAILNAGMTYLGEHAQLEESQIAQILNLNVISTTKLASHFVRHFEQTQKPGKIMVISSLAAHYPTPYQALYSGTKGFITNFINSVALEIKNPELTLSVFSPGGIVTDMTASEGFKDLQKWLMPVQTATREAIHCFVTGKHNYVPGFMNRVAFAFMKILPLKLITTILGKQYRKSLGL from the coding sequence ATGACAACACTCTCCCACAAATGGATATTGATCACTGGAGCTTCCTCTGGTCTAGGATTGGAAATGGCCAAATACCTGGCGACTAAGCATCAAGCCAACCTCATCTTGGTTGCGCGGAGAGCGGACCGGTTGGCTGCACTTCAAGAAGAGATCCAAAACACATCAGGTGTCGAAGTATCTACAATCACAGCTGACCTGACACATCCCGAGGAGACACATCGGGTCGCAGAGCAATGCACTGCCAAGGAGGGGTTTCACGGTGCAATCCTCAATGCCGGCATGACCTACCTCGGTGAGCATGCCCAACTAGAAGAGTCACAAATCGCTCAAATCCTCAACCTCAACGTAATCAGTACGACCAAACTCGCCAGCCACTTTGTCCGGCACTTCGAACAGACACAAAAACCCGGCAAGATCATGGTCATCTCCAGCCTAGCAGCTCACTACCCTACACCCTACCAAGCGCTGTACTCTGGTACCAAAGGCTTCATCACCAATTTCATCAACAGTGTGGCCTTAGAAATCAAAAACCCTGAGCTAACCCTCAGTGTATTTAGTCCCGGTGGGATCGTCACTGACATGACTGCCAGTGAGGGGTTCAAAGATCTCCAAAAATGGCTCATGCCTGTACAGACCGCTACCCGAGAAGCCATACACTGCTTCGTCACTGGCAAGCACAACTACGTGCCTGGATTCATGAACCGAGTAGCCTTTGCCTTCATGAAAATCCTACCGCTCAAATTGATCACGACCATCCTCGGAAAGCAGTATCGCAAGTCACTGGGGTTGTAA
- a CDS encoding iron-sulfur cluster assembly accessory protein, whose amino-acid sequence MDIEPVSITPKALEEVQNIMDHKGIPADYSLRIGIKGGGCGAMGYVIGFDKPNESDISYTIEQIPVVVDKKHVMYLIGLEVDFVEEADARGFSFNKPETV is encoded by the coding sequence ATGGATATAGAACCGGTAAGCATCACTCCAAAAGCACTTGAAGAAGTCCAAAACATCATGGATCACAAAGGCATTCCTGCAGACTACTCGTTGCGCATTGGAATCAAAGGTGGTGGATGTGGTGCAATGGGGTACGTGATAGGGTTTGACAAGCCCAATGAAAGCGACATATCTTACACCATCGAACAAATACCAGTCGTCGTAGACAAGAAACACGTCATGTATTTGATTGGCCTTGAGGTAGATTTTGTGGAAGAAGCCGACGCTAGAGGATTCAGTTTCAACAAACCTGAAACTGTCTAG
- the pheT gene encoding phenylalanine--tRNA ligase subunit beta, producing the protein MKISLNWLKEYIDLEEGVEDISQTLTNTGLEVEGVEEVEEIKGSLAGLVIGEVKSCVPHPDADKLSLTTVDIGEGELSPIVCGAPNVAAGQKVVVATVGATLYPGEGEPFKIKKAKIRGEVSLGMICAEDEIGLGSSHDGIMVLDTDLANGTPAAEYFNPTVDTVFEIGLTPNRADAASHYGVARDLKAAYERSTKFPDLSTFAIDNTSRPVEVIVENSEACPRYSGLTISNVKVAESPKWLKARLNSIGLAPINNIVDVTNYVLHSLGQPMHAFDLSQIKGDKIIVKTLEEGTPFLALDEKERKLSSKDLMICNASEGMCIAGVFGGIDSGVKETTTDVFLESAYFSSDYVRNTATRHSLKTDASFRFERGTDPRMTVDALKWAALLIKELAGGEISSEIVDVYPEEILNQSVVMSYKNIDRLIGVSLPKEKIRSILEHLDIQVAEVSETGFVAVVPPYRFDVTREADVIEEILRIYGYNNIGLGAYSTAGYLAHFPAPDKEKIQEKTGLYLSALGLNEIMSNSLTNPDYVAKGGVWSMDHNVEVLNKLSEELGVMRQTLVFSGLESLKHNINRKQTNLKFYEFGRVYHKVEDKYKETPQLGLFFTGQQSEESWSVDKKSVDFHDMSAVVHKLLDKFSVLDFDSIPSENQVFEYGLDIRVNGVVLVSFGKLKAKLTKIIGVNQEVFFAEFNWTKMLKQYGKTSLYKEVSKFPEVRRDLSLVIDKDVQFNQIMELAKTEGRKLVKRINVFSVYEGENIGEGKKSYALSFILQDEKKTLNDKVIDKTMNALMASFEKNLNAIIRK; encoded by the coding sequence ATGAAGATTTCACTTAATTGGTTAAAGGAATATATTGATCTGGAAGAAGGGGTAGAAGATATCTCACAAACCTTGACCAATACAGGGTTAGAAGTAGAAGGAGTAGAGGAAGTCGAAGAAATCAAAGGAAGTTTAGCAGGACTTGTGATCGGCGAAGTGAAGAGCTGCGTACCACATCCTGATGCGGATAAATTAAGCCTTACTACGGTAGATATTGGAGAGGGAGAATTGTCTCCGATCGTTTGTGGCGCTCCCAACGTGGCGGCAGGTCAAAAGGTCGTGGTAGCTACAGTAGGAGCTACGCTATACCCAGGAGAGGGGGAGCCTTTCAAAATCAAAAAAGCTAAAATACGTGGAGAGGTGTCTCTAGGTATGATCTGTGCCGAAGATGAAATTGGCTTGGGGAGTTCGCATGACGGGATCATGGTGCTCGATACCGACTTGGCCAACGGGACACCTGCTGCGGAGTATTTCAACCCGACCGTAGATACGGTCTTTGAGATAGGGTTGACCCCCAATAGGGCAGATGCAGCGTCACATTATGGGGTAGCTCGAGACCTAAAAGCCGCCTATGAGCGCTCGACGAAGTTTCCTGACTTGTCGACATTTGCAATCGACAATACTTCGCGTCCTGTTGAAGTAATCGTGGAAAATTCTGAAGCATGCCCAAGGTACTCTGGCTTGACTATATCCAATGTCAAAGTAGCGGAATCACCAAAATGGCTCAAGGCAAGACTCAATAGTATTGGGCTCGCTCCGATCAATAACATCGTGGATGTGACCAACTATGTTTTGCACTCCTTGGGACAACCAATGCATGCTTTTGATCTCAGTCAGATCAAAGGAGATAAAATAATTGTAAAGACACTGGAAGAAGGGACGCCTTTTTTGGCGCTAGATGAAAAGGAAAGGAAGCTGTCTTCTAAGGATCTGATGATTTGCAATGCTTCAGAAGGGATGTGCATAGCAGGGGTGTTTGGCGGGATAGATTCGGGTGTCAAAGAGACTACAACAGATGTTTTTTTGGAGTCTGCTTATTTTTCGTCAGACTATGTAAGAAATACAGCAACTCGGCACAGTTTGAAAACCGATGCATCGTTTCGATTTGAGCGTGGGACAGATCCTCGCATGACAGTAGATGCACTTAAGTGGGCGGCTCTATTGATCAAAGAACTTGCAGGAGGCGAAATCAGCTCGGAAATTGTGGATGTGTACCCAGAAGAGATTCTAAATCAAAGTGTCGTCATGTCCTATAAGAATATTGATCGCCTGATAGGAGTGTCATTGCCAAAAGAAAAGATCAGAAGCATTTTGGAACATCTGGATATTCAGGTGGCCGAAGTGTCAGAAACTGGGTTTGTGGCGGTTGTACCCCCGTATCGCTTTGATGTGACGCGTGAGGCCGATGTGATCGAAGAGATTCTAAGAATCTATGGGTACAACAACATTGGGTTGGGAGCGTATTCCACTGCGGGATATTTGGCTCATTTTCCAGCTCCGGACAAAGAGAAAATACAAGAGAAGACAGGTCTGTACCTTTCGGCACTTGGTCTCAACGAAATTATGAGCAATTCGCTCACGAATCCTGACTATGTAGCCAAAGGAGGTGTTTGGTCTATGGATCACAATGTAGAGGTGCTCAATAAGTTGAGTGAGGAACTTGGGGTGATGAGACAAACTTTGGTTTTCTCAGGCTTGGAATCACTCAAGCACAACATCAATAGAAAGCAGACCAATCTCAAGTTTTATGAGTTTGGACGTGTGTATCACAAGGTAGAAGACAAGTACAAAGAGACGCCTCAATTGGGGTTGTTTTTTACTGGGCAGCAATCCGAGGAGAGCTGGAGTGTGGATAAAAAGTCCGTTGATTTTCACGACATGTCTGCCGTGGTTCATAAATTATTGGATAAATTTAGTGTGCTGGATTTTGATTCGATTCCTTCTGAAAACCAAGTGTTTGAGTACGGTTTGGATATTAGGGTGAATGGAGTGGTCTTGGTGAGTTTTGGGAAACTAAAAGCCAAGTTGACGAAGATCATTGGAGTGAATCAGGAGGTCTTTTTCGCTGAGTTCAATTGGACGAAGATGCTCAAGCAGTATGGAAAGACAAGCTTGTACAAAGAGGTTTCGAAGTTTCCAGAGGTCAGAAGAGATTTGTCGTTGGTGATCGATAAGGATGTACAGTTTAATCAGATCATGGAACTTGCCAAGACCGAAGGTAGAAAACTGGTCAAGCGTATCAATGTATTTAGTGTCTACGAGGGGGAGAATATTGGAGAAGGGAAGAAATCATACGCTTTGAGTTTTATCCTTCAAGATGAAAAGAAGACACTCAATGACAAAGTGATAGACAAGACGATGAATGCCTTGATGGCCAGTTTTGAAAAGAATTTGAATGCAATAATAAGAAAGTAA
- a CDS encoding DivIVA domain-containing protein, translating to MKITPLEIRQKSFEKAFRGINKEEVHAFLISLSHEWERMLDENKDLKGDISKLEQEVQKLREVETTLFRTLKTAEDTGANVIDQANRTAELHMKETQINTEAMLNEAKNRARAILDKAEDQAKEIIEEMNNEVKELEENYRIIENQRDNVVTQLKMLSNDVMAQVDKVRHQESGIEAHLKKVKQMLRDTSERVESKAEEINFDADEFKRPEPVAIPKAKLEMPDDGFGFSEADKKQVKKNYISDKNPIARESVPKAKNTEKRPVNKDLSFFDQLDD from the coding sequence AGAAGTTCACGCTTTTCTGATCTCCCTGTCCCATGAATGGGAGCGAATGCTTGATGAAAACAAAGATCTCAAAGGCGATATCAGCAAATTGGAGCAAGAAGTACAGAAACTTCGAGAAGTGGAGACCACTCTTTTCAGAACACTGAAAACCGCAGAAGATACAGGTGCCAATGTCATAGATCAGGCCAATCGTACGGCTGAGCTTCATATGAAAGAAACTCAGATCAATACAGAAGCCATGCTCAATGAAGCTAAGAATAGAGCAAGAGCAATCCTAGATAAGGCGGAAGATCAAGCGAAAGAGATCATCGAAGAGATGAATAATGAGGTCAAAGAGCTAGAGGAAAATTACCGGATCATTGAAAACCAAAGAGATAATGTCGTGACGCAGCTTAAAATGCTCTCCAATGACGTCATGGCTCAGGTAGATAAGGTGAGACACCAAGAGTCAGGGATAGAAGCACATCTCAAGAAGGTCAAACAGATGCTACGGGATACAAGTGAGCGCGTCGAGAGCAAGGCGGAGGAGATTAATTTCGATGCAGATGAATTTAAACGCCCTGAGCCAGTAGCAATTCCCAAAGCAAAACTCGAGATGCCTGACGATGGTTTTGGCTTCTCAGAAGCGGATAAGAAACAAGTGAAGAAAAACTACATCTCGGATAAAAATCCAATCGCTCGTGAGTCTGTTCCCAAGGCGAAGAATACAGAAAAAAGACCAGTGAACAAGGACCTTTCTTTTTTTGATCAATTAGACGATTAG
- a CDS encoding cell division protein ZapA, with the protein MTELSIKIKIGSREYPMKVPAEEEARIREAGKRINEKLRFYQEQFQIDDKQDLLAMVAIDSYVQLLQSSETRQVTDETAMEHISKLNQLISDAL; encoded by the coding sequence ATGACAGAATTATCAATAAAAATAAAGATTGGAAGCAGAGAATATCCGATGAAGGTACCGGCCGAAGAAGAGGCTAGGATACGTGAAGCGGGTAAACGAATAAATGAAAAGCTGAGGTTTTATCAAGAGCAATTTCAGATCGATGATAAGCAAGACCTCTTGGCAATGGTAGCCATAGACAGTTATGTCCAGCTACTGCAGTCATCCGAAACTCGACAAGTGACGGATGAAACCGCTATGGAACATATTAGTAAACTCAATCAGCTGATTTCAGATGCCCTTTAA
- the folB gene encoding dihydroneopterin aldolase has translation MTIKLEGLDFFAHHGYYAQEREIGNKYTIDVEVVLNDPIQIDDDNLGATVNYEIVYSIVEQVMKVPTKLLETLSQKINQQIIQEFPYIVSVQTTVSKHNPPIKGVCHKASVTLKTESR, from the coding sequence ATGACCATAAAGCTTGAGGGGCTTGATTTTTTTGCGCATCACGGATATTATGCGCAGGAGAGAGAGATAGGCAATAAATACACGATAGACGTAGAAGTAGTACTGAATGATCCAATACAAATTGATGATGATAATTTGGGGGCTACAGTCAACTACGAGATCGTATATAGTATTGTTGAGCAAGTAATGAAAGTACCCACTAAACTGCTCGAAACACTGTCTCAAAAAATCAATCAACAGATAATCCAAGAGTTTCCATATATCGTATCAGTGCAAACTACCGTGAGTAAACATAACCCGCCGATCAAAGGAGTCTGTCACAAAGCCTCCGTCACACTCAAGACAGAGAGCCGCTAG